The Janthinobacterium lividum genome has a window encoding:
- a CDS encoding polyketide synthase has product MHKPPAFEPIAIIGIGCLYPQARGKDAFWRQLQAGKSHFAPLPLARYWDTDGNVREQLRGWHGAFFDEMEFDFKRFRIPPVYRKSVSQMMLMLLQVADECVRDAGYDKRDLPRDEVAVMCGTCFGFDSTIANALKVEGVRLAHELAGSTEEFSLLKETLRERFGSSSHDRVGEMASSIPARIASFLSLRGPVQAMECADATGYALLEAASLSLHSGQSRAVIVASGQRIESLLTPLALARKGFTGACGGHPFAQDGAGTPMGEGATALLLKRLSDARRDNDRIYSVLRGMGAARQDVPGALAYAVDGTAAFHVINEACAQAEVTAAAQQYIDCVLPGIGSQAPQLFSVLSDACAEGKHRPLQVGASVATFGHTFANAALAAVAGSSLALHEKTLPQMRSSAALHARAGIAYSDAAIPWPGDAPQLAGVFGSSLTGVQWHLLLSAPESASHALSSDMSPSQEEQEPIAIVGIGGAFGPCSNSADFAQRLFDGLDAVQPLPENVLPRSAYFGEGEAGVLSSYAQYGADLKQREYYDAGLAAYKIFPKRAAALDIAQKLTLHVAAEALVDFGLAQKRDKLGRTAVIVASNLSLGRERELACRLHAPELVRTLGSVPDAGTADNGIDHFTLDGYLASGSAALVSACFGLAAMPVAVEAACASSLAVFNNAVLALRRHRYDLVLAGGVELPANLRDLVLCSSQMMLSQQRIAPFAEHADGFSPGDGAALFVLKRLSDALRDGDRIHATITGVGGSADAVSMTAPDPDGQALAMRRAFAQAGYAAASVQYVEAHGTGTRLGDLAELTSIGSVYGGARAVPLRIGSVKSNIGHTFAAAGAAGLLKTVLALQRHALPATLLRRRIDPQLPLAGIPAELVTANTRWDAIDGSRRAAVSSFGTGGINYHLLVQADGSVH; this is encoded by the coding sequence ATGCATAAGCCGCCGGCTTTCGAACCGATCGCGATCATCGGCATCGGTTGCCTGTATCCACAGGCGCGCGGTAAGGATGCGTTCTGGCGGCAGCTGCAGGCGGGGAAGTCTCACTTTGCACCGCTGCCGCTGGCACGTTACTGGGACACTGACGGCAACGTGCGCGAACAGTTGCGGGGATGGCACGGCGCCTTTTTCGACGAGATGGAATTCGATTTCAAGCGCTTCCGCATTCCGCCGGTCTACCGCAAATCGGTATCGCAAATGATGTTGATGCTGTTACAGGTGGCGGACGAGTGCGTGCGCGATGCCGGGTATGACAAGCGCGATCTGCCGCGCGATGAAGTGGCCGTTATGTGCGGCACCTGCTTCGGCTTCGACAGCACCATCGCCAACGCACTGAAGGTGGAAGGCGTGCGGCTGGCGCATGAACTTGCTGGCAGCACCGAGGAATTTTCGCTCCTGAAGGAGACATTGCGCGAGCGCTTCGGTTCCTCCTCGCATGACCGGGTCGGCGAAATGGCAAGCAGCATTCCGGCGCGCATTGCATCCTTCCTGTCGCTGCGTGGTCCGGTGCAGGCAATGGAATGCGCGGATGCGACCGGCTACGCGCTGCTGGAGGCGGCAAGCCTGTCGCTTCATAGCGGCCAGAGCAGGGCAGTAATCGTCGCCAGCGGACAACGCATCGAGAGCCTTCTGACGCCGTTGGCACTGGCAAGAAAGGGTTTTACTGGCGCCTGCGGCGGCCACCCTTTTGCGCAGGACGGAGCAGGCACGCCGATGGGCGAAGGCGCCACAGCGCTGCTGCTCAAACGCTTGTCCGATGCGCGACGCGACAACGACCGCATCTACAGCGTGCTGCGCGGCATGGGTGCGGCAAGGCAGGACGTGCCGGGGGCATTGGCTTATGCAGTTGATGGCACGGCGGCGTTCCATGTGATCAATGAAGCTTGTGCTCAGGCGGAAGTGACGGCGGCGGCGCAACAGTATATCGACTGCGTGCTGCCCGGCATCGGCAGCCAGGCGCCGCAGTTGTTTAGCGTCTTGAGCGATGCATGTGCGGAAGGCAAGCATCGGCCGCTGCAAGTTGGCGCCAGTGTCGCCACATTCGGTCATACCTTTGCCAATGCGGCACTCGCCGCGGTAGCAGGCAGCAGCCTGGCGTTGCACGAAAAAACCTTGCCGCAGATGCGGAGTTCGGCAGCGCTGCATGCGCGTGCCGGTATTGCGTATTCCGATGCTGCTATTCCTTGGCCTGGCGACGCGCCGCAGCTTGCCGGCGTCTTTGGCAGTAGCCTGACCGGCGTGCAATGGCATCTGCTGCTGTCGGCACCCGAAAGTGCCAGTCATGCATTGTCGTCCGATATGTCGCCTTCGCAAGAAGAGCAGGAACCGATTGCGATCGTCGGCATCGGCGGTGCCTTTGGTCCCTGCAGCAATAGCGCCGACTTCGCGCAGCGCCTGTTCGACGGCCTTGATGCAGTGCAGCCGCTGCCGGAAAACGTGCTGCCGCGCTCCGCCTATTTTGGCGAAGGCGAGGCCGGTGTGCTGTCCAGCTATGCGCAATACGGCGCTGACCTCAAGCAGCGCGAGTATTACGATGCCGGTCTTGCCGCATATAAAATATTCCCGAAGCGCGCTGCCGCGCTGGATATCGCGCAAAAGCTGACCCTGCATGTCGCCGCCGAAGCACTGGTCGATTTCGGCTTGGCGCAGAAGCGCGACAAGCTCGGCCGCACCGCGGTGATCGTCGCCTCCAATCTCAGCCTGGGCCGCGAGCGCGAACTCGCGTGCCGGCTGCACGCGCCTGAACTGGTGCGCACCTTGGGAAGCGTGCCCGATGCCGGTACGGCGGACAACGGCATCGATCATTTCACGCTGGACGGCTACCTTGCCAGCGGCAGTGCGGCACTGGTGTCGGCCTGCTTCGGCCTTGCCGCGATGCCGGTCGCGGTGGAAGCGGCCTGCGCGTCGTCACTGGCAGTGTTCAACAATGCGGTGCTGGCGTTGCGTCGGCATCGCTACGACCTGGTGCTGGCCGGCGGCGTCGAATTGCCGGCCAACCTGCGCGATCTGGTGCTCTGTTCGTCGCAAATGATGCTGTCGCAACAAAGGATAGCGCCGTTTGCCGAGCATGCCGACGGCTTCTCGCCGGGCGATGGCGCGGCGCTGTTCGTGCTCAAGCGGCTCAGCGATGCGCTGCGCGACGGCGACCGTATTCATGCGACGATCACCGGCGTTGGCGGCTCCGCCGATGCAGTGTCGATGACCGCGCCCGATCCGGACGGGCAGGCGCTGGCGATGCGCCGCGCCTTCGCGCAGGCCGGCTATGCGGCAGCCAGCGTGCAGTACGTCGAAGCACACGGTACCGGCACGCGCCTGGGCGATCTCGCGGAACTGACGTCGATCGGCAGCGTGTACGGCGGCGCGCGCGCAGTGCCGCTGCGCATCGGTTCGGTCAAATCCAACATCGGTCATACCTTCGCCGCCGCTGGCGCCGCCGGCTTGCTGAAAACGGTGCTTGCCTTGCAGCGGCATGCGCTGCCGGCCACCTTGCTGCGCCGCCGGATCGATCCGCAGTTGCCGCTGGCGGGCATCCCGGCCGAACT
- a CDS encoding acyl carrier protein yields MLGNKLLAYIAENYLGGECQQFALDTPLLELNIIDSSALFDLVDLLRREAGVTVPLKAVVPNNFKSVQHMLDLVERLQSESRPTLAQAAGVA; encoded by the coding sequence ATGTTAGGAAACAAGCTTCTCGCGTATATCGCGGAGAACTACCTCGGCGGCGAGTGCCAGCAGTTTGCGTTGGACACGCCCTTGCTGGAATTGAACATCATCGATTCCAGTGCGTTGTTCGATCTGGTCGACCTGCTGCGGCGGGAAGCCGGCGTGACGGTGCCGCTGAAGGCGGTCGTCCCGAACAATTTCAAATCGGTGCAGCACATGCTGGATCTGGTCGAGCGCCTGCAAAGCGAAAGCCGACCGACACTGGCCCAGGCAGCGGGGGTAGCATGA
- a CDS encoding D-alanine--poly(phosphoribitol) ligase has translation MSTPTFTPVIDYLRTSAQEHPDRLAFVDPDDISFRQFYQAVRQRAAHFARHGTQHGDRVAIWLPKCQDYALSLYAAMEIGAVYVPLDGTQPAERARKILDSAEPTVLVTDAAHFRALDGWQRDTLKLILIVDDVPCDYAPVGNTAIMKVAAIQPSVELPPPFAAGVDDLAAILFTSGSTGVPKGVQISYGNLHSFIAWALAEFKMTSHDVFANHAGFHFDLSTFDYFVAAAVGGAVWIVREDEQRDLAALIAGIRRHKVSVWYSVPSALALLAGSGELTSEVTASLRHVLFAGEVFPIRQLQALKSCLPATCALYNLYGPTETNVCLYYHVREDDMARDKPVYIGSTLPGVIAEILDADGQPVSGERAIGELVVSGACVTPGYWRRQEPANHVNHLHGRHATGDLVGIENGFLYYHGRKDRMLKLNGNRIELGEIEAVLGAMPGIAEVAVVAECAGDTQHIVAYYTLRHAGERLGVLDIKSYCSARLPRYMIPRLAWQLEELPKNANGKIDYRALEQLTRSTSDTAAMPHADDRNDIVTADA, from the coding sequence ATGAGCACTCCAACCTTCACCCCAGTCATTGATTACCTGCGCACCTCCGCGCAGGAACATCCCGATCGCCTTGCATTCGTTGATCCTGATGACATCAGTTTTAGACAGTTCTACCAGGCCGTGCGCCAGCGCGCTGCACATTTTGCCCGCCATGGAACACAGCATGGCGACCGCGTCGCCATCTGGCTGCCGAAATGCCAGGACTATGCGTTGTCGCTATATGCGGCGATGGAAATCGGCGCCGTCTATGTGCCACTGGACGGCACGCAGCCGGCGGAACGCGCAAGGAAAATCCTGGACAGCGCCGAACCGACGGTGCTGGTCACGGATGCCGCACATTTCCGTGCGCTGGACGGATGGCAGCGCGATACGCTGAAACTGATACTGATCGTTGATGATGTGCCTTGCGATTATGCGCCGGTTGGTAACACTGCGATCATGAAGGTTGCCGCAATACAGCCGTCGGTCGAACTGCCGCCACCATTCGCCGCCGGTGTGGACGATCTTGCCGCCATCCTGTTTACGTCCGGCTCCACAGGCGTGCCGAAAGGCGTGCAGATCAGCTACGGTAACCTGCACAGTTTCATCGCTTGGGCACTGGCGGAATTCAAGATGACGTCGCACGACGTATTCGCCAACCATGCCGGTTTTCATTTCGACCTTAGCACCTTCGATTACTTCGTCGCTGCTGCAGTCGGCGGTGCGGTATGGATCGTGCGCGAGGACGAGCAGCGCGATCTTGCGGCGCTGATCGCCGGCATCCGGCGACACAAGGTCAGCGTCTGGTACAGCGTGCCGTCGGCACTCGCGCTGCTGGCTGGCAGCGGCGAGCTGACATCTGAGGTTACTGCATCGTTGCGCCATGTGCTGTTCGCTGGCGAGGTATTCCCGATACGGCAACTGCAGGCATTGAAATCCTGCCTGCCTGCGACATGCGCGCTGTATAACCTGTACGGCCCGACCGAGACCAACGTCTGTTTGTACTACCACGTGCGCGAAGATGACATGGCCCGCGATAAGCCAGTCTATATCGGCAGCACGCTGCCCGGCGTGATTGCGGAAATTCTCGACGCCGACGGGCAGCCGGTCAGCGGCGAACGTGCGATCGGCGAACTGGTCGTTTCTGGCGCGTGCGTGACGCCTGGCTACTGGCGCCGGCAGGAACCGGCCAATCACGTCAACCATCTGCACGGGCGGCATGCCACAGGTGACTTGGTCGGCATCGAGAACGGCTTCCTGTACTACCACGGCCGCAAGGACCGCATGCTCAAGCTCAACGGCAACCGTATCGAGCTGGGCGAAATCGAAGCGGTGCTGGGCGCGATGCCGGGTATCGCAGAAGTCGCGGTCGTGGCGGAGTGCGCGGGGGATACGCAACACATCGTTGCCTATTACACGCTGCGTCATGCCGGCGAAAGACTTGGCGTGCTCGATATCAAGAGCTACTGCAGCGCCCGGCTTCCGCGCTACATGATCCCCAGGCTTGCCTGGCAACTGGAAGAATTGCCGAAGAATGCGAATGGCAAGATCGACTACCGCGCGCTGGAGCAACTGACTCGCAGCACCAGCGACACCGCAGCCATGCCGCATGCGGACGACCGCAACGACATCGTCACCGCCGATGCATAA
- a CDS encoding aminotransferase class I/II-fold pyridoxal phosphate-dependent enzyme yields MRSFYKALGLSSRQNPQHTSTIALVLAHIGQCLEQDGKTLALPQRPCVPEHAADALTTAVIAAYSRHTGYKPSELVLDAELESDLGIDSVTQAAVLSELPKLLGIAAVTFPTGLTSIAQVIAHLRPLVHLEMLEPAAPAIAVPPATKEKKWSEFIDNLGHADVSAISVAAEPTADDARTMKDFVNIPHRDLFHKAREFNTFYQRKQQEQLYWYGMPLESRCSNRAVIYDEVSGKRREFLMFASNNYLGLANHPEVIEAIVKGVREYGATNTGCRLIGGTNVLHMELERRLAKLKGRQACIVYPSGYSANLGCISALAGQNDLIFTDALNHMSIQDGCKLAGAARKIYPHDLDGLEKILQKYADHDGGKLIVTDGVFSMHGDVVDLPRLVALAKQYGARVLVDDAHSTGVLGRTGSGTTEHFGMKGAVDLEVGTMSKTLAGVGGFVCGDEEVVDYLRFYSHSYVFAATIPAAVAAGLIAAIDVMEREPQRISMLWRNVHHLRGHLLKAGFDLEHSASAIIPVVVGDDRKTLEFGRAARARGMYCQTVVFPGVAVGDARLRISVSSEHTADDLDEAAQILVDAAKEVGVEVRG; encoded by the coding sequence TTGCGGAGCTTTTACAAGGCGCTCGGCCTGTCCAGCCGGCAAAATCCGCAACACACAAGCACGATTGCGCTCGTGCTGGCGCATATCGGGCAATGCCTGGAACAGGACGGAAAGACGCTTGCCTTGCCGCAGCGACCCTGCGTGCCGGAGCACGCAGCCGATGCGCTGACGACGGCGGTAATCGCCGCCTACAGCCGGCACACCGGTTACAAGCCGAGCGAGCTCGTGCTGGATGCCGAGCTGGAGAGTGATCTCGGCATCGACTCCGTTACTCAGGCAGCCGTGTTGTCCGAGCTTCCCAAGTTGCTTGGGATTGCCGCCGTCACCTTTCCCACAGGGTTGACCAGCATTGCACAGGTCATCGCGCATCTGCGGCCTCTCGTGCACCTGGAAATGCTGGAACCGGCAGCTCCGGCAATTGCAGTTCCGCCGGCGACGAAAGAAAAGAAGTGGTCAGAGTTCATCGACAACCTCGGCCATGCTGACGTCAGCGCTATTTCCGTGGCGGCAGAGCCGACAGCGGACGACGCTCGTACGATGAAGGATTTCGTCAACATCCCGCATCGCGACCTGTTCCATAAGGCCCGCGAGTTCAATACGTTCTATCAGCGCAAGCAGCAAGAACAGTTGTACTGGTACGGCATGCCGCTGGAATCGCGCTGCAGCAACCGTGCGGTGATCTACGACGAGGTCAGCGGCAAGCGTCGGGAATTCCTGATGTTTGCGTCGAACAATTACCTGGGCCTGGCGAATCATCCGGAAGTGATCGAGGCGATCGTCAAGGGCGTGCGCGAATACGGTGCCACTAATACCGGCTGCCGCCTGATCGGCGGCACCAATGTGCTGCACATGGAACTGGAGCGGCGGCTGGCGAAGCTGAAGGGCAGGCAGGCATGTATCGTCTACCCGTCCGGCTATTCCGCCAACCTGGGATGCATTTCCGCGCTGGCCGGGCAGAACGATCTGATCTTTACCGATGCGCTGAACCACATGAGCATCCAGGACGGCTGCAAGCTGGCCGGCGCAGCGCGCAAGATTTATCCGCACGACCTGGACGGACTGGAAAAAATTCTACAGAAATATGCCGACCACGACGGCGGCAAGCTGATCGTCACCGACGGCGTGTTCAGCATGCACGGCGATGTGGTCGACTTGCCGCGCCTGGTCGCGCTGGCGAAGCAATACGGTGCGCGGGTCTTGGTTGACGATGCGCATTCCACCGGTGTGCTCGGCCGCACCGGTTCGGGCACCACCGAGCATTTCGGCATGAAGGGCGCGGTGGACCTGGAAGTCGGCACCATGAGCAAGACCTTGGCTGGCGTCGGCGGCTTCGTTTGCGGCGACGAGGAGGTGGTCGATTACCTGCGTTTCTATTCGCATTCCTATGTGTTTGCAGCCACTATCCCGGCGGCGGTCGCGGCCGGCCTGATCGCCGCGATCGACGTGATGGAGCGCGAGCCGCAGCGCATCAGCATGCTGTGGCGCAACGTCCATCACTTGCGCGGCCATTTGCTGAAAGCCGGGTTCGACCTTGAGCATTCCGCCAGCGCGATCATCCCGGTGGTGGTCGGCGATGATCGCAAGACGCTGGAATTTGGACGCGCGGCGCGTGCACGCGGCATGTATTGCCAGACCGTCGTGTTCCCCGGCGTCGCTGTCGGCGATGCGCGTTTGCGCATCAGCGTGAGCAGCGAGCACACGGCGGATGATCTGGATGAGGCGGCGCAGATACTGGTGGATGCGGCGAAGGAGGTGGGGGTGGAGGTGCGGGGATAG
- a CDS encoding methyltransferase, protein MEMNKEQIVDLMMGFFKTKTITSALELKVFDALEQGPATAEAICEHRNIPLQSGKRLLIALTAIGLLAKEEDHFCLTKAASEYMVSGSAQWLGWLGRHIDTFLYPLWSHTAQGVRDDKDQRQAAFGDDRSWFSILYQNPQDVVDFQEFLGIFAKPFIEGMLQGFDFSGYRKFMDIGSGIGTLPMAVAARYPQLGLSVCELPQATSFVRDKIAENGYADRIKIVAGDVISGTIPKGEHDLIHLGWMLHDYAPDIQMQILRHIHEALPPGGTFIASETPLADDESGPLFTSLLSINMLVSTDGGIESTCTQYLQRFTEAGFVNARVQAIPGPRTLFIGEKRK, encoded by the coding sequence ATGGAAATGAATAAAGAGCAGATCGTTGACTTGATGATGGGATTTTTCAAGACCAAGACGATTACTTCCGCCCTGGAACTTAAAGTCTTCGACGCGCTGGAGCAAGGCCCGGCAACGGCAGAAGCCATTTGCGAGCACCGCAACATTCCGCTGCAATCCGGCAAGCGCCTGCTGATCGCGTTGACTGCCATCGGCCTGCTGGCGAAGGAGGAGGATCATTTCTGCCTCACTAAGGCTGCGAGCGAATACATGGTGAGTGGTTCAGCGCAATGGCTGGGCTGGCTCGGTCGCCATATCGATACCTTCCTGTATCCGCTGTGGTCACATACGGCGCAAGGGGTGCGTGACGACAAGGATCAGCGTCAGGCGGCTTTCGGTGATGACCGCAGCTGGTTCAGCATCCTGTACCAGAACCCGCAGGATGTAGTTGATTTCCAGGAATTCCTCGGCATTTTCGCGAAACCCTTTATCGAGGGCATGCTGCAGGGATTCGATTTTTCCGGCTACAGGAAATTCATGGATATCGGCAGCGGCATCGGCACCTTGCCGATGGCTGTCGCTGCGCGCTATCCACAGCTTGGCCTTAGCGTCTGCGAACTGCCGCAGGCGACTAGCTTCGTGCGCGACAAGATCGCCGAGAACGGTTATGCCGACCGCATCAAGATCGTGGCGGGCGACGTCATCAGCGGCACCATCCCCAAGGGGGAACACGACCTGATTCATCTCGGCTGGATGCTGCACGACTATGCGCCGGACATCCAGATGCAGATCCTGCGTCACATCCACGAGGCGCTGCCGCCGGGCGGCACCTTCATCGCTAGCGAGACACCGTTGGCCGATGACGAAAGCGGCCCACTGTTCACGTCGCTGCTGTCGATCAACATGCTGGTGTCCACTGACGGCGGCATCGAATCGACCTGCACGCAATACCTGCAACGCTTCACAGAAGCGGGCTTCGTCAATGCAAGGGTGCAGGCGATACCGGGGCCACGCACCTTGTTCATCGGCGAAAAGCGGAAATGA